From Coprothermobacter sp., one genomic window encodes:
- a CDS encoding nucleoside-diphosphate kinase — MSERTLLMVKPDGVRRSLVGLIITRIEQKGLEISNMRMFRMDDAFARIFYAEHNGRDYFAALLSFMTSGPVVALEVESPNAIALVRTAIGATRPEDRLPGTIRADFSTQLTENVVHASASPTDAERELTLVFGDSRATLGTVHE; from the coding sequence ATTAGTGAGCGAACACTCCTGATGGTGAAACCGGATGGCGTACGCCGCAGTCTCGTCGGTCTGATCATTACGCGCATCGAGCAGAAGGGTCTTGAGATCTCGAACATGCGGATGTTTCGCATGGACGACGCATTCGCGCGCATCTTCTATGCTGAACACAATGGACGTGACTACTTTGCGGCACTGCTGTCCTTCATGACATCGGGCCCCGTCGTCGCCCTTGAGGTCGAGTCGCCCAACGCAATAGCGCTTGTTCGAACGGCGATCGGGGCAACCAGACCCGAAGACCGACTGCCCGGAACCATTCGAGCAGACTTCTCCACTCAACTGACCGAGAATGTGGTCCACGCGTCCGCATCCCCAACCGACGCAGAACGAGAGTTGACACTTGTCTTTGGGGACTCTCGCGCGACTCTCGGCACTGTCCATGAATAG
- a CDS encoding uracil-DNA glycosylase: MSASWPSTNWHRQRGGLVALGPQVSDMRETLLASIAEEVASCQKCKLGATRTKAVPGVGSAHAQICFVGEGPGREEDLSGIPFVGQAGRLLDRILIAEGLSRRDCYICNIVKCRPPNNRVPEPSEVSACSLYLYAQLAVVEPEVICLLGNTALRFFFGEQYSIGQVRGTILVKDEQRFMPIYHPAAALRNPQYVQVIQSDLRKLAALIQRTMD; this comes from the coding sequence ATGTCTGCCTCGTGGCCGTCGACGAATTGGCACCGACAGAGAGGGGGGCTGGTGGCTTTGGGTCCTCAGGTGTCTGACATGAGAGAGACTCTCCTGGCTTCAATTGCCGAGGAAGTCGCGTCCTGTCAGAAGTGCAAGCTTGGAGCCACTCGGACGAAGGCCGTCCCAGGCGTCGGATCGGCCCATGCCCAGATCTGTTTTGTAGGCGAAGGCCCGGGACGTGAGGAGGACTTGTCGGGTATCCCATTCGTCGGCCAGGCGGGACGTTTGCTGGACAGGATCCTGATAGCCGAGGGGCTGAGCCGCAGAGACTGCTACATCTGCAATATCGTCAAGTGCAGGCCGCCAAACAACCGTGTGCCGGAGCCTTCCGAGGTGTCGGCCTGTTCGCTCTACCTGTATGCGCAGTTGGCCGTCGTGGAGCCGGAGGTCATCTGCCTCCTGGGCAATACGGCACTGCGCTTCTTTTTTGGAGAGCAATACTCCATCGGGCAGGTGCGCGGCACGATTCTGGTCAAGGATGAACAGCGCTTCATGCCAATATATCACCCGGCGGCTGCTCTACGGAATCCTCAGTATGTGCAGGTCATCCAGAGTGACCTGCGAAAGCTTGCTGCCTTGATTCAGCGGACGATGGACTAG
- a CDS encoding dUTP diphosphatase, whose translation MDPTSTELCVGVHRLSSRAGQLARATSGSSGYDLASAEDGELTILPGAVALVRTGLALELPPGLEGQVRSRSGLAARSGVFVLNSPGTIDSDYRGEVKVVLANFGNAPFSVFPGDRIAQLVFIQVPNVCLVAVDELAPTERGAGGFGSSGV comes from the coding sequence ATGGACCCGACAAGCACTGAGTTGTGCGTAGGCGTTCACAGACTGTCTTCTCGCGCGGGACAGCTGGCGCGTGCAACATCAGGGTCGTCCGGCTACGATCTTGCAAGTGCAGAAGACGGGGAGCTGACCATTCTGCCTGGCGCCGTCGCTCTGGTGCGGACGGGGTTGGCGCTTGAGTTACCTCCTGGCCTCGAAGGGCAGGTTCGCAGTCGTTCCGGCCTGGCGGCCAGAAGCGGTGTGTTTGTCCTCAACTCGCCAGGCACCATCGACAGCGACTACCGTGGTGAAGTGAAGGTTGTGCTGGCGAACTTCGGCAATGCGCCCTTTTCGGTGTTCCCGGGAGATCGTATCGCACAGTTAGTGTTCATACAGGTCCCGAATGTCTGCCTCGTGGCCGTCGACGAATTGGCACCGACAGAGAGGGGGGCTGGTGGCTTTGGGTCCTCAGGTGTCTGA
- a CDS encoding polyribonucleotide nucleotidyltransferase encodes MLQNDEIKTVRGSIAGKPVTYETGRLAKQAGGAVLATMGGTVVLAAVTVSNSTKEGLDFFPLTVDYFEKMYAAGKIPGGFYKREGRPSEREILRSRLIDRSVRPLFPKHFRREVQVIVYVLSADGENSPDVLAINAVSAALLISNAPFVEAVAAVRVGKVNGELVFNPSSSAIDESVLDLIVSGTTNGILMVESGAREISEAEMVEALVLAQEPIKETCRMEEELRVQAGKEKIVVPELKLDAAIQSEARSMIEERLPLVLKDKEKLKKEKILDEFKGELATELVGKYPESGLAIGEVLDAEIKHFIRHRVVTEGVRIDGRTPEEIRPIGVDVGVLPMSHGSGLFSRGQTQVLSIVTLGGKKEGQLVESLEEEVTKHYMHYYNFPPFSVGETRPMRGPGRREIGHGALGERALLPVIPDESEFPYSIRVVSEVLESNGSTSQASICGSTLALMDAGVPITAPVAGIAMGLMKEGDKSVILTDIQGAEDANGDMDFKVAGTARGITALQMDIKIHGVDSDLLSAALDHARTARLFILDKMLSVLPAPRSEVNPLAPRIFTMHIPGDKIGALIGPGGKVIKKIIADTGCDIDIEDDGSVFVTAPDGAKGQIAMDAINAITEDIVVGKVYMGKVTELRDFGAFVEIAPGKSGLLHVSQISDSYVKDIHSVLKVGEQILVKTLPLKDDGKISLTRKGLTGGNADKTSPESHDDHHHGDQ; translated from the coding sequence ATGTTGCAGAATGATGAGATAAAGACCGTTCGCGGCAGTATTGCAGGCAAGCCTGTCACGTATGAGACTGGACGGCTGGCCAAGCAGGCCGGCGGAGCTGTTCTGGCGACCATGGGTGGCACTGTCGTACTCGCCGCAGTCACTGTCAGCAACAGCACAAAGGAAGGACTCGATTTCTTCCCCTTGACTGTCGACTATTTTGAGAAAATGTATGCGGCCGGGAAGATCCCGGGTGGATTCTACAAGAGAGAAGGACGTCCCAGCGAGCGTGAGATTCTTCGTTCGCGGCTGATCGACAGGTCGGTCCGGCCTCTGTTCCCCAAGCACTTCCGTCGGGAAGTGCAGGTCATCGTCTATGTGCTGTCTGCCGATGGAGAGAATTCGCCTGACGTGTTGGCCATCAACGCGGTATCGGCGGCGCTTCTTATCAGCAATGCCCCGTTCGTTGAAGCAGTCGCCGCAGTGAGGGTCGGCAAAGTCAATGGCGAACTTGTGTTCAACCCCTCCTCTTCTGCGATCGACGAGAGTGTACTGGATCTTATCGTGTCTGGCACGACCAATGGCATTCTCATGGTGGAATCCGGGGCTCGCGAGATCAGTGAAGCAGAGATGGTTGAGGCCTTGGTGCTGGCACAGGAACCGATCAAAGAGACGTGTCGCATGGAGGAAGAACTTCGCGTCCAGGCTGGCAAGGAGAAGATCGTCGTCCCCGAGCTGAAGCTCGATGCAGCCATTCAGAGCGAAGCTCGTTCCATGATCGAGGAGCGTCTTCCCCTGGTGCTCAAGGACAAGGAGAAGCTGAAGAAGGAGAAGATCCTCGATGAGTTCAAGGGTGAACTCGCCACCGAACTCGTGGGGAAGTATCCCGAAAGTGGGCTGGCGATCGGCGAGGTTCTTGACGCAGAGATCAAGCATTTCATCCGGCATCGTGTCGTGACTGAAGGCGTGCGTATCGATGGTCGCACTCCCGAAGAGATTCGGCCGATCGGGGTCGATGTTGGCGTTCTTCCGATGAGTCATGGCTCGGGATTGTTTTCCCGGGGTCAGACTCAGGTCCTTTCGATTGTCACCCTCGGAGGCAAGAAAGAAGGTCAGTTGGTCGAAAGCCTCGAGGAAGAGGTTACCAAGCATTACATGCACTACTACAATTTCCCTCCCTTCTCGGTGGGTGAGACTCGCCCTATGCGGGGACCTGGACGTCGCGAGATTGGCCACGGTGCACTGGGAGAGAGGGCACTGCTTCCCGTTATTCCGGATGAGAGCGAGTTTCCATACTCGATTCGCGTTGTCTCCGAGGTGCTTGAGTCCAACGGTTCGACGTCGCAGGCTTCCATTTGTGGCAGTACATTGGCACTGATGGATGCTGGAGTACCGATCACGGCGCCGGTTGCCGGCATCGCGATGGGCCTGATGAAAGAAGGCGACAAGAGTGTCATCCTGACTGATATCCAGGGAGCCGAGGACGCCAATGGCGACATGGACTTCAAGGTCGCGGGCACTGCAAGAGGCATCACGGCATTGCAGATGGACATCAAGATTCACGGCGTCGACAGCGACTTGCTGTCTGCGGCCCTGGATCATGCCCGCACTGCGCGTCTCTTCATTCTGGACAAGATGCTGTCGGTTCTTCCTGCTCCTCGTAGCGAAGTCAATCCGCTGGCTCCACGCATCTTCACGATGCATATTCCCGGAGACAAGATCGGCGCCCTCATCGGCCCCGGGGGCAAGGTCATCAAGAAGATCATTGCCGATACCGGGTGTGACATCGACATCGAGGATGATGGTTCTGTGTTCGTGACTGCACCAGACGGGGCAAAGGGTCAGATTGCCATGGATGCGATCAACGCGATTACCGAGGATATCGTTGTGGGCAAGGTCTACATGGGCAAAGTGACCGAGTTGCGAGACTTTGGCGCTTTCGTGGAGATAGCACCCGGCAAGTCCGGTCTGCTGCATGTCTCACAGATATCTGACTCGTATGTCAAAGACATCCATTCCGTGCTCAAGGTCGGCGAACAGATTCTGGTCAAGACTCTGCCGCTCAAGGACGATGGCAAGATCTCTCTGACCCGCAAGGGCCTGACTGGTGGAAATGCCGACAAGACTTCTCCTGAGTCCCACGATGACCATCACCATGGTGATCAATAG
- a CDS encoding 30S ribosomal protein S15 codes for MLTAEQKSKIIGEFKLSEDDTGSFEVQVAMLSKRILALTEHLQSHRKDFSSKRGLYKLVGERRRLLSSLRRVDEDRYASLIKRLGIRK; via the coding sequence ATGCTTACAGCCGAACAGAAGTCGAAGATTATCGGTGAGTTCAAGCTCAGTGAAGATGATACCGGCTCGTTTGAGGTTCAGGTTGCAATGCTGTCGAAGCGCATTCTTGCGCTTACAGAGCACCTGCAGAGCCATCGAAAGGATTTCAGTTCCAAGCGCGGGCTCTACAAGCTGGTCGGTGAGCGCCGGAGACTTCTCAGCAGTCTGAGACGCGTCGACGAGGACCGTTACGCTTCATTGATCAAACGGCTGGGAATCCGAAAGTAG
- a CDS encoding TIGR00159 family protein: MVFLQRFFADLFVNLTPARGISIVIDVALTSLLFYAVLRLISNTRALQLAQGLVIYYLLVFGVEWLSLKAGLLALNSVFSWLRSFSTTFLPLLLVMVFQPELRRMLGRLGSSKLVSSDTRTQFMDVHDWEESVDEVVKSVKYLSMNRIGALICMQRQTGLEDYVETGVRLDALVRAETVSTLFYPNSALHDGGVIVAGNRIVAARCLFPLTASADLERGLGTRHRAAIGITEETDAIVVVVSEQTGVISLAVRGKLTRYLSPLELRGMLLVMTKPIASEHRFSLAGFFRRRKSNGQQGGGDGQA, translated from the coding sequence ATGGTTTTCCTGCAGAGGTTTTTTGCTGACCTGTTCGTGAATCTTACGCCAGCACGAGGCATTTCCATCGTCATCGACGTCGCCCTGACATCCCTTCTCTTCTACGCTGTCCTGAGACTCATCTCGAACACACGCGCGCTGCAGCTGGCCCAGGGTCTCGTGATCTACTATCTGCTCGTGTTCGGAGTGGAGTGGCTCAGTCTCAAGGCCGGGCTGCTGGCTCTCAACAGCGTGTTCAGCTGGTTGCGCAGTTTCTCGACCACTTTCCTTCCCCTGCTGCTTGTCATGGTCTTCCAGCCTGAACTGCGGCGGATGCTCGGTCGACTAGGCAGCAGCAAGCTGGTATCATCCGACACGCGCACTCAGTTCATGGACGTTCACGATTGGGAAGAGTCCGTTGACGAGGTTGTGAAGAGTGTCAAGTACCTGTCGATGAACCGGATCGGGGCGCTCATCTGCATGCAGAGACAAACGGGTCTCGAAGACTATGTCGAGACCGGAGTCCGGCTTGACGCTCTGGTGAGAGCCGAAACAGTGTCCACGCTTTTCTACCCCAACAGCGCGCTCCATGACGGCGGCGTCATCGTAGCGGGCAATCGAATCGTTGCTGCGAGGTGTCTCTTTCCGTTGACTGCAAGTGCGGACCTGGAGCGAGGACTTGGAACCAGGCACCGTGCCGCCATTGGCATTACGGAGGAGACTGACGCCATTGTTGTCGTCGTGTCCGAGCAGACAGGAGTCATTTCTCTTGCAGTACGCGGCAAATTGACGCGCTATCTGAGCCCACTTGAGCTCAGAGGAATGCTGCTGGTCATGACGAAGCCCATAGCCAGTGAGCACAGGTTCAGCCTGGCCGGATTCTTCCGTAGAAGGAAGTCGAACGGACAACAGGGAGGTGGAGATGGCCAAGCGTAA